A genome region from Solanum pennellii chromosome 12, SPENNV200 includes the following:
- the LOC107005413 gene encoding sulfite exporter TauE/SafE family protein 3-like codes for MAEIGKTLTGYVVGVIVLAFALFVSAEEIVANGGTNDDFESSYFFKIFKILLHKAKLHYQHFWPELEFGWRVIVGSVIGFFAAAFGSVGGVGGGGIFVPMLTLIIGFDPKTSTAISKCMITGAAGATVYYNLKLRHPILDLPIIDYDLALLLQPMLLLGISIGVVLNILFAEWMVTVLLIILFIVTSTRSFFKGVETWKKETIIKKEVSRRLTSNNAGAEDAAYKLLPGGPRVRNEGYKTPEVSIVDNVYWKDFTVLIAVWIILLVLHIFKTYTSTCSTTYWILNVLQVPVAVGASAYEAVCLYKGTRVVMSSGEAVISWKVHQLILYCCCGILAGIVGGLLGLGGGFILGPLFLELGIPPQVSSATATFVMIFSSSMSVIQYYLIGRFPVPYALYFVAVATVAALVGQHVVRKIISIVGRASVIIFILAFTIFVSALSLGGVGIADTIRKIKEGQYMGFDNICAYNP; via the exons ATGGCTGAAATTGGGAAGACTTTGACAGGATATGTAGTTGGGGTTATTGTTTTAGCTTTTGCCCTTTTTGTTTCTGCTGAGGAAATTGTTGCAAATGGAGGAACAAATGATGACTTTGAATCAAGCTACTTTTTTAAGATATTCAAGATTTTGCTTCATAAGGCTAAATTGCATTACCAACATTTTTGGCCT GAATTGGAATTTGGGTGGAGAGTGATTGTTGGTTCTGTGATTGGATTCTTTGCTGCTGCTTTTGGGAGTGTAGGAGGTGTTGGGGGAGGTGGTATCTTTGTTCCCATGCTGACTTTGATCATTGGGTTTGATCCAAAAACATCAACTGCAATATCAAAAT GTATGATAACTGGTGCAGCAGGGGCAACTGTCTATTACAACCTCAAGCTTAGGCATCCAATACTTGACCTGCCCATCATTGATTATGATCTAGCACTTCTCTTACAACCAATGCTGTTGCTAGGGATCAGTATTGGAGTTGTTCTTAACATTCTTTTTGCTGAGTGGATGGTTACAGTCTTATTGATCATTCTTTTCATAG TTACATCAACTAGGTCATTCTTCAAGGGTGTTGAGACATGGAAAAAAGAAACCATAATAAAAAAG GAGGTCTCCAGACGCTTGACATCTAATA ATGCTGGTGCTGAAGATGCTGCTTACAAACTCCTACCCGGTGGTCCAAGAGTTAGAAATGAAGGGTACAAGACACCAGAG GTCTCAATTGTTGACAACGTGTATTGGAAGGATTTCACCGTACTTATTGCTGTGTGGATCATTCTCCTTGTATTGCACATCTTCAAG ACGTATACATCAACTTGTTCAACGACATATTGGATTTTAAACGTCTTACAG GTCCCTGTTGCTGTAGGAGCTTCTGCATATGAAGCAGTTTGCTTGTATAAGGGAACGAGGGTGGTCATGTCGAGTGGCGAAGCAGTAATAAGCTGGAAAGTCCATCAATTGATTCTTTACTGTTGCTGTGGCATTTTGGCTGGTATTGTTGGTGGGCTTCTAGGTCTTGGTGGAGGATTCATTTTAGGTCCGTTGTTTCTAGAACTAGGGATTCCTCCTCAG GTTTCTAGTGCAACTGCTACCTTTGTGATGATATTCTCGTCCTCCATGTCCGTAATACAATATTACCTGATAGGACGGTTTCCAGTACCATATG CCCTGTATTTTGTTGCTGTGGCTACTGTTGCTGCCTTGGTAGGACAACATGTCGTACGAAAAATAATTAGCATAGTTGGTAGAGCATCTGTAATCATCTTTATTTTGGCCTTCACAATCTTTGTTAGCGCACTCTCATTAG GTGGTGTTGGCATAGCAGACACGATTAGAAAGATCAAGGAAGGGCAATATATGGGGTTTGATAACATCTGTGCATATAATCCTTAA
- the LOC107007127 gene encoding dynein light chain LC6, flagellar outer arm has translation MLEGKALIEDTDMPVKMQIQAMSYASQALDLYDVLDCKSIAAHIKKEFDKKYGGGWQCVVGSNFGCFFTHTKGTFIYFTLETLNFLIFKGASSP, from the exons ATGTTAGAAGGCAAAGCACTGATTGAAGACACAGACATGCCTGTAAAGATGCAGATCCAAGCTATGTCATATGCTTCTCAAGCTCTTGATCTTTATGATGTTTTAGACTGCAAATCTATTGCTGCTCACATCAAGAAG gaatTTGACAAGAAGTATGGAGGTGGATGGCAATGTGTGGTGGGATCAAACTTTGGGTGTTTCTTTACTCATACTAAAGGAACATTTATCTATTTCACTTTAGAGACTCTaaattttctcattttcaaaGGAGCCTCTTCTCCTTGA